The genome window TTTTTTCGGCGCTGTAGGCCGGGTCGTTGTAGGCGACGGTTGGCAGTGGGTACCTGTCCCAAAACTCGGACGGGTCTTGCAGGTGGGCAAGCAGGCGAGCATTGATTTTTTTCGGCAGTTGACCCGTCCACATCGGATAGAGATTGAAAGGGGTCAGCACGGGAATCGATTTTTCGTTGTGCAGTGCATTGAAGATACCCTTTTCTTCATCCCAAAGGTGTTCGATGATGCGTTCCGTTAACCTATCCGCTTTTCTTTTCCAATCTTTTGCTTCATCAACTTGGCCGATGATCTCCGCGATTTTCGCCAGCGCATTCATTTGAATTACCAAATACGTGTTGATGTCCGGTGATTCGACGGGCAGTCCATGATCCCATAGCGGACTGTTATCCAGTCCCGATGAATACGGATGGGTGTATTGCACAATGCCGTCGTTGTCATCGTCGTTGTGCGCGAACCACCAGGCGTTTTCGCGTTTCAGCGGTTCGTAGATTTCTTTCAAAAATTCCACGTTGGGATCAATCTCGTTGATTTTCAACGCCGCCCACGCCATGATGGGAGGCTTTGTTACCTTCGCGTGGATGGGATGACCGATCTCGGAGACCACGCCTTCATCGAAGATCGCGTCGGGGAGCATCCCGTCGGGCAGTTGATTCGCCAGCATGACTCGAATTTGGTCCCGCGCAAGTTCGGGGTCCACGTGGCGGAAGGCGATGGCGTGCAGGGCGCTGTCCCACAGCCACGCGCCGACATAAAACGCCTTGGTCGGCATCATGGCTTCGTACTTGACAAATCCCGACGGACTGACCAGATTGTTCGCCATGACCCACCACGCATACGCATATTTCTCGCGGCGTTCTTCGTTCACTTCTGGCACATGTTCGAACCATTTTTGCCAGCGGGTGAGTGCGCTCTTGTGCGCAACCGAAAAAGGGATTGAGGACGGAGCGTTGTCATCTCCAATGCGGAGCGTGACCGAGCAATCTTCCTGCGCCTGTACAATGAATTCCAGGATGTGACTTTGCTCATCAGCCCGCAGCTGGTTGGTGATCGCCCTGCCATTGCTCACGCTGTACACCGCATCGCGGACATGCCTCCATTCGCCGCGCGAATCTGTTTTGTGCCAGTGGACAGGCCGTACTCGAAAGCGCATCCCTGTGGCTTTTTGATTTGGCAGACCGAACGTCAGGGTGGCTTCATCCAGAAAGACGAGGCGAAAATCCCCGACGCGGGATTGAAACGTGAGCATTTCAGGCGATGTGGAGGTCTTGAATTCCAGCGGATTTCCCTGCTCATCCATGAAGCGCAGGTCTTCAATAAATGGCGGGCGATGGAGATAACTTTCGATGCCCGGCTCCACTTGGATAAGCCGCTCTGCCAATTTTATGTACAGAGCGGACTTATCAGGATGTTGATAAACCAGCAGGCGT of Anaerolineales bacterium contains these proteins:
- a CDS encoding trehalase family glycosidase, whose translation is MDTSLLKFLRDKIEITHVPFSDRGSRLLVYQHPDKSALYIKLAERLIQVEPGIESYLHRPPFIEDLRFMDEQGNPLEFKTSTSPEMLTFQSRVGDFRLVFLDEATLTFGLPNQKATGMRFRVRPVHWHKTDSRGEWRHVRDAVYSVSNGRAITNQLRADEQSHILEFIVQAQEDCSVTLRIGDDNAPSSIPFSVAHKSALTRWQKWFEHVPEVNEERREKYAYAWWVMANNLVSPSGFVKYEAMMPTKAFYVGAWLWDSALHAIAFRHVDPELARDQIRVMLANQLPDGMLPDAIFDEGVVSEIGHPIHAKVTKPPIMAWAALKINEIDPNVEFLKEIYEPLKRENAWWFAHNDDDNDGIVQYTHPYSSGLDNSPLWDHGLPVESPDINTYLVIQMNALAKIAEIIGQVDEAKDWKRKADRLTERIIEHLWDEEKGIFNALHNEKSIPVLTPFNLYPMWTGQLPKKINARLLAHLQDPSEFWDRYPLPTVAYNDPAYSAEKMWRGPVWANINYFFIEALQTIGEHQLAKELREKTLGIIAGQAGIHEYYNSQSGEAPGSAAPIFGWSAAVFIELAIQEYMETSNKNDGQ